A genomic window from Streptomyces sp. NBC_00234 includes:
- a CDS encoding helix-turn-helix transcriptional regulator, producing MSSDPGIPSWPAAGRPSPSPTYPPGADDPDPSLRSSFVRLQEDLRRAEASLTRMLDERLPEQIGEQGQRIEFWEGREAQARGLYALEYGARTSLLVFQSGANTVAPVPTTLSEDEASDAAEQLSGRDTGGTAGLTPLAPQPDAKADADTDGAPEAEEAWVPLHTGNPHATYRVVVDSAFLTEPAALRALDERLAAGHQVRVVDHPLRKMVVADGETGVMQVEPGRSMVLRAPMVLLATELFESVWRRSRPYLPEEGDLDPMDRRILQLMLSGLTDAAAAHQLGTSPRTLQRRLRSLMDASGVSSRVQLGWYAMRNNWV from the coding sequence ATGTCCTCCGATCCCGGAATACCCTCGTGGCCGGCTGCCGGGCGTCCGTCGCCCTCCCCGACGTACCCCCCGGGCGCCGACGATCCCGACCCTTCGCTGCGTTCCTCTTTCGTCCGGTTGCAGGAGGATCTGCGCAGGGCCGAAGCGTCGTTGACGCGGATGCTCGACGAGCGGCTGCCCGAGCAGATCGGTGAGCAGGGGCAGCGGATCGAGTTCTGGGAGGGGCGCGAGGCGCAGGCGCGCGGACTGTACGCGTTGGAGTACGGGGCGCGTACCTCGCTGCTCGTCTTCCAGTCGGGGGCGAACACGGTTGCCCCCGTACCGACAACGCTGTCGGAGGACGAGGCTTCCGACGCGGCCGAGCAGCTTTCCGGACGGGACACCGGAGGGACGGCCGGGCTGACGCCGCTCGCCCCGCAGCCCGACGCGAAAGCCGACGCGGACACCGATGGGGCTCCCGAGGCCGAGGAGGCGTGGGTGCCGCTCCATACCGGCAATCCCCACGCCACCTACCGCGTCGTCGTGGACAGCGCGTTTCTCACGGAGCCCGCTGCGCTGCGCGCGCTGGACGAACGGCTGGCGGCGGGTCATCAGGTCCGTGTGGTCGACCATCCGTTGCGGAAGATGGTCGTCGCCGACGGCGAGACGGGCGTGATGCAGGTGGAGCCGGGCCGCTCCATGGTGCTGAGGGCTCCGATGGTGCTGCTCGCGACCGAGCTGTTCGAGTCGGTATGGCGCCGTTCCCGGCCCTACCTGCCCGAGGAGGGCGACCTGGATCCGATGGACCGGAGGATCCTGCAGTTGATGCTGTCCGGGCTGACCGACGCCGCGGCGGCGCACCAGCTCGGTACCTCGCCGCGCACGCTCCAGCGCCGCCTCCGCTCCCTGATGGACGCGTCCGGGGTCTCCTCACGCGTCCAGCTCGGCTGGTACGCGATGCGCAACAACTGGGTATGA
- a CDS encoding S8 family serine peptidase, whose product MTAAATVLATLTAATPAAAATQPSEEGTATAREVLASLDGQEIQALHRMATLDLGGLHVTDAAALRSTEPVDVIVQLRTPPAHAARLLAAAEGRSLSDADAQDAVKKSHAEFRSALGEMFPEAGGSTAGKKSGDGPAAPRVRRSYTRSFDGVSLSLPGNRVAELLEHDEVEAVWPDAEVKALADPEAAGATVAEGTVQTAPRPADSGAVATGIARLHDEGVTGKGVKVGVIDTGIDYRHPDLRTAYAGGHDFVDDDADPMETTYADWKASGQAETNQGATYYTEHGTHVAGIVAGRGATSKERAAHGLAPDASVYAYRVLGPYGRGNTSDIIAAMDRAAADGMDVVNMSLGAAVNDPLTPQSVAADNLVLAGVTTVIAAGNSGPKANTLGTPGAAALPLTVGAHADPMTLPSYTLAAGTARTEGRLLAQPYGDALDTLVRDTYAVADVGTGSAAGYTGKDVTGKAVLMRRGGISLDEKVRRARTKGAVAVLLVNDNADEGHIPHYIGENAAYVPAFSLTAADGAELAAGTADGTARLSFAPAGSFALGDGSLADFSSRGPAYGTGAIKPEVTAPGVSVLSSVPADTVAPETGDYTYAYARLSGTSMAAPYVAGAAALLLQSDPRLTPDDIKTSLMNTAHPLPGKVSVFEEGAGGIDPYAAVHAGVSVRVPARTPYVELDGTPSELDHTTGAFDIGVLPLGEDSRRTHGLRLVNDSGAPATYTAAAEFTRGSGTSGDAEAAGITLTTDGRVTVGARGKATVRTALHVPANAPAGYYEGHLTLTPVRGTGLHPLRVPFGMRVAASGFSEVDMTKPVLSTARFSAEGAVGGGAAQFDFTMAGQLRTVEVFLADKDGKDLGYVGGVNTSGLTEGVLYGPVTVGAWYYPLTGSSGTPVDPRGRWMDDGAYKLRIVGTDAQGTAHTEMRDVYVDSKAPSYEDAYGAWDPSRPVVVERPADATSFTVGGTLRDGETDAIRAAGLDIGQDDNILYHSVYSPNAPTGHTAADAEGTVSARFDLPAGPPTTYLKLWPTDAAGNIGDVRVLNLMKKGLPYVVGAADRPAARAGDRVTYTLTAHHLDRWKSYTSQIRYDDRNVKLVGIEPTAELAAHGPSEIRTTDVSAGASSYRTVSFDVSDAEGLTGDSMPLLKVTYEVTGDHWTASAGLNTGTTRAVDTAGTTVPLNIQFYGSVRMLNPKSTFSARPAAEALLTEGYSYDAARDYGLDGIEASLTAPDGTRQTLTADKAARMSAGGLEPDERPYRFQVAVPGHFGWTEDIDLALRGSWGLAGTGAGSPATLVAGDVNGDDVIDVRDAAAVYEARGTDTRSADIDHDGTVDAQDLNWVVRNYLRQNSMADRYTDPVKRLRGLTLDDFVSRM is encoded by the coding sequence ATGACAGCCGCTGCCACCGTGCTCGCCACCCTGACAGCCGCGACACCCGCGGCAGCGGCCACGCAGCCCTCGGAGGAGGGCACGGCGACCGCACGCGAGGTGCTGGCCTCCCTCGACGGCCAGGAGATCCAGGCCCTCCACCGGATGGCCACCCTGGACCTGGGCGGCCTGCACGTCACCGACGCCGCCGCGCTGCGCTCCACCGAGCCCGTCGACGTGATCGTGCAGCTGCGTACGCCGCCCGCACACGCGGCCCGCCTCCTCGCCGCGGCCGAGGGGCGCAGCCTCAGCGACGCCGACGCGCAGGACGCGGTCAAGAAGTCCCACGCCGAATTCCGCAGCGCACTGGGGGAGATGTTCCCGGAGGCAGGTGGCAGCACCGCGGGGAAGAAGTCCGGCGACGGGCCTGCCGCGCCGCGCGTGCGCCGCAGTTACACCCGCAGCTTCGACGGCGTGAGCCTGAGTCTGCCCGGCAACCGGGTCGCCGAGCTGCTGGAGCACGACGAGGTCGAGGCCGTGTGGCCGGACGCCGAGGTGAAGGCGCTCGCCGACCCGGAAGCGGCCGGCGCCACTGTCGCCGAGGGCACGGTGCAGACCGCCCCACGTCCCGCTGACAGCGGTGCCGTCGCGACCGGCATCGCTCGCCTGCACGACGAAGGTGTCACCGGCAAGGGCGTCAAGGTCGGCGTCATCGACACCGGCATCGACTACCGCCACCCCGACCTCAGGACGGCCTACGCCGGCGGCCACGACTTCGTCGACGACGACGCCGATCCGATGGAGACCACGTACGCCGACTGGAAGGCGTCCGGCCAGGCCGAGACCAACCAGGGCGCGACGTACTACACCGAGCACGGCACCCATGTCGCGGGCATCGTCGCCGGCCGCGGCGCGACGTCGAAGGAGCGCGCCGCACACGGGCTCGCGCCGGACGCCTCCGTGTACGCGTACCGGGTGCTCGGCCCCTACGGCCGGGGGAACACCAGCGACATCATCGCCGCGATGGACCGGGCCGCAGCCGACGGCATGGACGTCGTCAACATGTCGCTCGGCGCAGCGGTCAACGACCCGCTCACCCCCCAGTCGGTCGCCGCCGACAACCTCGTCCTCGCCGGCGTCACCACCGTCATCGCCGCGGGCAACAGCGGGCCGAAGGCGAACACCCTCGGCACCCCCGGCGCCGCCGCCCTGCCGCTCACCGTCGGCGCGCACGCCGACCCGATGACACTCCCGTCGTACACGCTGGCCGCAGGCACGGCGAGAACCGAGGGCAGACTGCTCGCCCAGCCCTACGGCGACGCACTCGACACCCTCGTACGGGACACCTACGCCGTGGCCGACGTCGGCACCGGCAGCGCCGCCGGGTACACCGGCAAGGACGTCACCGGCAAGGCCGTCCTGATGCGCCGCGGCGGCATCAGCCTCGACGAGAAGGTGCGGCGCGCGCGGACCAAGGGAGCCGTGGCCGTCCTCCTCGTCAACGACAACGCCGACGAAGGCCACATCCCGCACTACATCGGCGAGAACGCGGCCTACGTTCCCGCCTTCTCGCTCACCGCGGCCGACGGCGCCGAACTGGCCGCCGGAACCGCCGACGGCACCGCTCGCCTATCCTTCGCTCCGGCCGGGTCGTTCGCCCTCGGCGACGGCTCCCTGGCCGACTTCAGCTCGCGCGGCCCCGCGTACGGCACCGGTGCGATCAAGCCCGAGGTCACCGCCCCCGGGGTCAGCGTGCTGTCCTCCGTGCCGGCCGACACTGTGGCACCGGAGACCGGCGACTACACCTACGCCTACGCCCGCCTCAGCGGCACCTCCATGGCCGCGCCGTACGTGGCCGGAGCCGCCGCCCTGCTGCTCCAGAGCGACCCCCGCCTCACCCCCGACGACATCAAGACGTCGCTGATGAACACCGCGCACCCGCTGCCGGGCAAGGTCAGCGTCTTCGAAGAGGGCGCCGGAGGCATCGACCCTTACGCGGCCGTGCACGCAGGCGTCTCGGTCCGGGTCCCCGCGCGGACGCCGTACGTCGAACTCGACGGCACACCGTCCGAACTCGACCACACCACCGGCGCCTTCGACATCGGCGTGCTGCCGCTCGGCGAGGACTCCAGGCGCACCCACGGGCTGCGCCTGGTCAACGACAGCGGCGCGCCCGCCACGTACACCGCTGCCGCCGAGTTCACCCGTGGATCCGGCACGTCAGGGGACGCCGAAGCCGCCGGTATCACGCTGACGACGGACGGGCGTGTCACCGTCGGGGCTCGCGGAAAGGCGACGGTCCGCACGGCCCTGCACGTCCCCGCGAACGCCCCCGCCGGTTACTACGAGGGTCACCTGACCCTGACTCCCGTCCGGGGCACGGGGCTTCATCCTCTGCGCGTGCCCTTCGGGATGCGCGTGGCCGCCTCGGGCTTCTCCGAGGTCGACATGACGAAGCCGGTGCTCTCCACGGCCCGCTTCTCGGCCGAGGGCGCCGTCGGAGGCGGCGCGGCACAGTTCGACTTCACGATGGCCGGGCAGCTGCGCACCGTCGAGGTGTTCCTCGCCGACAAGGACGGCAAGGACCTCGGGTACGTCGGCGGTGTCAACACGTCCGGCCTGACCGAAGGCGTCCTCTACGGTCCGGTCACCGTCGGAGCCTGGTACTACCCGCTGACCGGCAGCTCCGGCACTCCCGTCGACCCGCGTGGCCGCTGGATGGACGACGGCGCCTACAAGCTGCGCATCGTGGGCACCGACGCCCAGGGCACCGCGCACACCGAGATGCGGGACGTCTACGTCGATTCCAAGGCGCCCTCCTACGAGGACGCGTACGGCGCATGGGACCCGTCCCGCCCCGTGGTCGTCGAACGCCCCGCCGATGCCACGTCGTTCACCGTCGGCGGCACCCTTCGCGACGGTGAGACCGACGCGATCCGTGCCGCGGGCCTCGACATCGGCCAGGACGACAACATCCTTTACCACTCCGTCTACAGCCCCAACGCCCCCACGGGTCACACGGCCGCAGACGCCGAGGGCACCGTGAGCGCCCGGTTCGATCTGCCCGCGGGCCCGCCCACCACGTACCTCAAGCTCTGGCCCACCGACGCCGCGGGCAACATCGGCGACGTGCGGGTGCTGAACCTGATGAAGAAGGGCCTGCCGTACGTCGTGGGCGCGGCGGACCGGCCCGCCGCGCGGGCCGGGGACCGGGTCACCTACACCCTGACCGCGCACCACCTGGACCGGTGGAAGTCGTACACCTCCCAGATCCGCTACGACGACCGGAACGTGAAGCTCGTCGGCATCGAGCCGACCGCCGAGCTCGCCGCCCACGGGCCGTCCGAGATCCGGACCACCGACGTCTCGGCCGGAGCCTCCTCGTACCGCACGGTCTCCTTCGACGTCTCCGACGCCGAGGGCCTGACCGGTGACTCGATGCCGCTGCTGAAGGTGACGTACGAGGTGACGGGCGACCACTGGACGGCGTCGGCCGGCCTCAACACCGGCACCACCCGTGCCGTGGACACCGCGGGCACCACCGTGCCGCTGAACATCCAGTTCTACGGCTCCGTCCGGATGCTCAACCCGAAGTCCACCTTCAGCGCACGCCCCGCCGCCGAGGCGCTGCTGACCGAGGGCTACAGCTACGACGCGGCCCGGGACTACGGCCTCGACGGCATCGAGGCGAGCCTCACCGCCCCCGACGGCACGCGGCAGACGCTGACGGCCGACAAGGCGGCCAGGATGTCGGCCGGTGGCCTCGAGCCCGACGAGCGGCCGTACCGGTTCCAGGTGGCCGTTCCCGGACACTTCGGATGGACCGAGGACATCGACCTCGCCCTGCGCGGGAGTTGGGGCTTGGCGGGGACGGGCGCCGGCTCGCCGGCGACGCTGGTCGCCGGTGACGTCAACGGCGACGACGTCATCGACGTCCGCGACGCAGCCGCCGTGTACGAGGCCCGCGGTACGGACACCCGCTCGGCCGACATCGACCACGACGGCACGGTCGACGCCCAGGACCTGAACTGGGTGGTGCGGAACTACCTCCGCCAGAACTCCATGGCCGACCGCTACACCGACCCGGTGAAGCGGCTGCGCGGCCTGACGCTGGACGACTTCGTCAGCCGGATGTGA